The Chanos chanos chromosome 6, fChaCha1.1, whole genome shotgun sequence genome includes a region encoding these proteins:
- the nrip1a gene encoding nuclear receptor-interacting protein 1, whose translation MTHGEETGSETHQDTAVLTYLEGLLMHRVAGAQGATATQRCDAGHDNQGQDNKGAGGVTQPNQGPQQEQDKAVPHGGSSQHLKKARLLCSEAWTEQKKSGPPVELRGQNDDDDDDDDDDDPSGLNGSPNCKGESTLLANLLQSFSSRLQNVALSQQIVQSLRQQDASSQISKAAHEDKTVTSCHRPASNHLKGLIKKSKTQNHINSVPYPCRPASQDRLSESPKKLQSNAQSSASSSSSSSSSPSSDSMSCAERLKAVANLVNIRSSPAPSPKPSVACSQLALLLSSEAHLQQYSREHALKAQLSGRSASQRLAAMATQHPQDKKQTTTATQPQMTTETLSSLRSKNGTPPQMSTSSGRLSLTSGQSLAARSSPASHHLRGRRPFERHGSRPTPNCSSLLLQLLNNHNTKHCINGQGHLKEDSSTLRRQESPSLSDSEHSNPDSSLHSDAESVHSTCSPIDLSLKNRASAPTVSSSSSPVLDKPMESQLNRLKPETPHTVVTVESRDLDRSPEMKPHHKVTLLELLLDHKNNEKVNKGLLNPDLQPAIIPKASSASTVRQAFVTTRACEEKRTMSPLHELGSRSPQILPTFPHRRDSNSTASPYIIYGSPPAQSMPLDLCKNKPLVSKSSVKGQAFSASKLLQNLAQCGKQIASPSPLSTSFPPGKRKMQELNVDHSATLLERLTAPVQRNNTPASEGTQVRAPVAPESSQNVSEIENLLERRTVLQLLLGNASQKERTDRKRKRDTGYSTCFEKQPNQTNSLCHLNGAYLNVPVKTEAVEEDHESDNGKETKECQSVPLEAGSRQSQNPLSHKIIKQEPLSPEVMPKDGILSHLLKQQAGAIPQDTPEDSNHGITKIEPHEYQGPTIPKKRKFSVEPEDHFEVCQSGGTSDRSCNQKISRDCSTSGRPESLEPKEPSSPPEADSPPARFPPVESPPSDSQGFNVLKQLLLSDNCLKELSQPRSTFSPPMDQGRLDRSTIKTPRHNSELMGFQKDQNHSKISAGLEGNTSPESPRGALGTRWESPKSKAEAMKEDTKDSVKGEVGGEEKQDCQPDSPRLTKANPILYYMLQRGNVHLVKESREYESGVSQCRMQLKVKEETVSDTEAFDYSQNLKQNSQNHKSRDTARLNGSLKKS comes from the coding sequence ATGACTCATGGGGAAGAGACTGGTTCTGAGACACACCAGGATACCGCTGTTTTAACCTATTTAGAAGGCTTACTCATGCATCGAGTGGCAGGAGCACAAGGTGCCACGGCGACACAGCGATGCGACGCCGGGCATGACAACCAGGGTCAGGACAACAAGGGAGCCGGAGGAGTCACGCAGCCAAATCAAGGCCCTCAGCAGGAACAGGACAAAGCAGTCCCACATGGCGGATCCTCACAGCACCTCAAAAAGGCCAGGCTGCTTTGCTCAGAGGCCTGGACTGAACAGAAGAAGTCAGGTCCCCCTGTGGAGTTAAGAGgacaaaatgatgatgatgacgatgatgatgatgatgacgacccCAGTGGACTGAATGGCTCTCCCAATTGTAAAGGAGAGAGCACTCTGCTGGCTAATCTTCTCCAGTCCTTCAGCTCCCGCCTTCAAAATGTTGCTCTGTCGCAACAGATTGTCCAAAGCCTGAGGCAGCAGGATGCCTCTAGCCAGATCAGCAAGGCCGCCCATGAGGACAAGACTGTCACGTCTTGCCACAGACCTGCATCCAATCACCTGAAGGGACTgataaagaaaagcaaaacgCAGAACCATATCAACAGTGTGCCTTATCCTTGCCGACCGGCCAGTCAGGACAGACTCTCAGAGTCTCCAAAGAAACTGCAGAGCAATGCTCAgtcctccgcctcctcctcttcctcctcctcctcctctccctcctcagaCTCCATGTCTTGTGCTGAGCGTCTCAAAGCTGTGGCCAACCTGGTGAACATCAGATCCAGTCCTGCTCCATCGCCCAAGCCCAGTGTCGCCTGCAGTCAGCTAGCCCTACTACTGTCCAGCGAGGCTCACCTTCAGCAGTACTCGAGAGAACATGCCCTAAAAGCCCAGCTCTCTGGGCGGTCGGCCAGCCAGAGGCTCGCTGCCATGGCCACGCAACACCCACAGGATAAAAAACAGACCACCACTGCCACACAACCTCAGATGACCACGGAAACACTAAGCTCCTTACGTAGCAAAAATGGGACACCCCCCCAAATGTCAACAAGCTCTGGCAGACTGAGCCTAACTTCTGGGCAAAGCCTGGCGGCTCGGTCTTCACCAGCAAGTCATCATTTACGAGGGAGGCGTCCATTTGAGAGACACGGCAGCAGGCCAACACCAAACTGCAGTAGCCTCCTCCTTCAGCTTCTGAACAACCACAATACAAAGCACTGCATCAATGGACAGGGTCACCTGAAGGAGGACTCTAGCACCCTCAGGAGACAAGAATCCCCCTCGCTTTCTGACAGCGAGCACTCAAACCCTGACAGCAGTCTTCACAGTGATGCTGAAAGCGTCCACTCTACTTGTTCTCCTATTGACCTTTCTTTAAAGAATAGAGCCAGTGCACCAACagtatcatcatcatcctctcctGTTCTGGACAAACCCATGGAGTCTCAGCTGAACAGGTTAAAGCCTGAGACTCCCCATACAGTGGTCACTGTAGAGTCCAGAGACCTTGATAGAAGCCCAGAAATGAAACCTCACCATAAGGTTACCCTTTTGGAGTTGCTCCTGGATCATAAGAATAATGAGAAGGTAAACAAAGGTCTGCTTAATCCAGATTTACAGCCTGCCATAATCCCTAAGGCCTCCAGTGCATCTACGGTCAGACAAGCTTTCGTCACCACAAGAGCATgtgaggagaaaaggacaatGAGCCCACTGCATGAGCTAGGGAGTAGAAGTCCTCAAATCTTACCTACATTCCCTCACAGGAGAGACTCCAACAGTACTGCATCTCCATACATCATATATGGCTCTCCCCCAGCACAGTCTATGCCTCTGGATCTTTGTAAAAATAAACCACTCGTTAGTAAAAGCAGTGTCAAAGGACAAGCTTTCAGTGCCAGTAAACTGTTGCAGAATTTAGCTCAGTGCGGAAAACAAATTGCAAGCCCTTCTCCTCTCTCGACGTCTTTCCCCCCTGGTAAAAGGAAAATGCAAGAATTGAATGTCGACCATTCTGCGACTTTACTGGAAAGGCTTACTGCTCCAGTGCAGAGGAACAACACCCCAGCGTCAGAGGGAACCCAGGTGAGGGCTCCAGTTGCACCGGAATCCTCCCAAAACGTGTCAGAGATTGAGAATCTCCTAGAGAGACGTACAGTACTTCAGCTTCTTTTGGGAAATGCTTCCCAAAAAGAACGGACCGATAGAAAGCGAAAGAGAGACACAGGTTACAGTACCTGTTTTGAGAAGCAGCCCAATCAGACAAATAGCCTTTGTCACCTTAACGGAGCATATTTGAATGTTCCAGTTAAAACTGAGGCAGTCGAGGAGGATCATGAGAGTGATAATGGCAAAGAGACCAAAGAGTGCCAGAGTGTACCTCTGGAGGCTGGTAGCAGACAGAGCCAAAATCCCCTTAGCCACAAAATTATTAAACAAGAACCACTGTCCCCGGAGGTCATGCCCAAAGATGGCATTCTCAGTCACCTTCTAAAGCAACAGGCTGGAGCCATTCCTCAAGACACACCAGAGGACTCAAACCATGGCATCACTAAGATAGAACCACACGAATATCAGGGTCCAACCATCCCTAAGAAGCGGAAATTTTCAGTGGAGCCAGAGGACCACTTTGAAGTGTGCCAGTCAGGGGGAACTTCAGATAGATCCTGCAACCAAAAGATTAGCAGAGATTGCTCTACTTCTGGGAGACCTGAGAGCCTTGAGCCCAAAGAGCCATCAAGCCCACCTGAAGCAGACAGTCCTCCAGCAAGGTTTCCTCCAGTTGAGTCCCCTCCCAGTGACAGCCAAGGTTTCAACGTGCTCAAGCAGCTCCTTCTTTCAGACAACTGCTTGAAGGAGTTGTCTCAGCCAAGGAGTACCTTTAGTCCTCCCATGGATCAGGGCAGGCTTGATAGGAGCACAATCAAGACACCGAGACACAACAGTGAACTTATGGGCTTTCAAAAGGACCAGAATCACAGCAAGATTTCTGCTGGGCTAGAAGGTAACACCAGTCCAGAATCTCCCCGGGGTGCACTTGGGACACGTTGGGAGTCTCCTAAGTCAAAAGCTGAGGCCATGAAAGAGGACACAAAGGATTCTGTGAAAGGGGAGGTAggtggagaggaaaaacaggactGCCAACCTGACTCTCCACGGCTGACTAAGGCCAATCCAATTTTGTACTATATGCTTCAACGGGGTAATGTTCACTTggtgaaagagagcagagagtatGAGTCAGGGGTGAGTCAATGCAGAATGCAGTTAAAGGTGAAAGAAGAGACTGTATCTGACACTGAGGCCTTTGACTATTCACAGAACCtgaaacaaaactcacaaaatcaCAAGAGCCGTGACACAGCGCGGCTTAACGGGTCATTGAAAAAATCTTAG